A DNA window from Cobetia marina contains the following coding sequences:
- a CDS encoding NADPH-dependent FMN reductase — MNLHLMIIVASQRPESASLRCARFLERQALSSGFADCDILDLGKTPLPLWDTDLDSHVGHWSDMPDLRQRVQAAHAVILVTPEWHGMATPAAKNFLMLCTQHELGHKAGLLAGVSAADNGVYPIAELRMSGTKNNHLCLIPEQLIFRQVDSLIDADSLCHDVPFEARSRYTMSLLAHYARALTPIRDLPGVPSRSFAFGM, encoded by the coding sequence ATGAACTTGCACCTGATGATCATCGTCGCCAGTCAACGCCCTGAATCCGCCAGCCTGCGATGCGCACGATTTCTGGAACGTCAGGCCCTTTCTAGCGGCTTTGCGGACTGTGACATTCTTGACCTTGGCAAGACACCACTCCCCTTGTGGGACACTGATCTTGACAGTCATGTAGGCCATTGGTCCGACATGCCGGACCTTCGACAACGGGTGCAGGCAGCCCATGCCGTGATTCTGGTCACGCCCGAGTGGCATGGCATGGCCACACCGGCGGCCAAGAACTTTCTCATGCTGTGCACCCAACATGAGCTGGGGCACAAGGCTGGATTGCTGGCAGGGGTATCTGCGGCAGACAACGGGGTGTATCCCATTGCCGAGCTGCGCATGAGCGGGACAAAGAACAATCACCTGTGCCTGATTCCGGAGCAGCTGATCTTTCGTCAGGTCGATAGCCTGATTGATGCTGATTCGTTGTGTCACGATGTACCGTTCGAGGCTCGGAGCCGCTACACCATGAGCCTGCTGGCCCACTATGCACGCGCCCTCACGCCGATAAGAGACTTGCCGGGCGTCCCCTCAAGGAGCTTTGCCTTCGGGATGTAA
- a CDS encoding urease subunit beta yields MIPGEYQVADGEISLCEDRLRTTLSVGNRGDRPIQIGSHYHFAEANPALVFDREAALGQRLDIASGTAIRFEPGQTRDVTLIPFAGSRHIYGFRGEVMGQLKDDGSVER; encoded by the coding sequence ATGATTCCCGGTGAATATCAGGTGGCGGACGGCGAGATCTCTCTCTGTGAGGACCGCCTGCGCACCACGCTCTCGGTCGGCAATCGCGGCGACCGACCGATCCAGATCGGCTCGCACTATCACTTTGCCGAGGCCAATCCGGCGTTGGTGTTCGATCGCGAGGCCGCCCTCGGACAGCGCCTGGACATCGCCTCCGGAACGGCGATTCGCTTCGAGCCCGGGCAGACGCGTGACGTCACGCTGATCCCCTTCGCCGGCAGTCGCCATATCTATGGCTTCCGTGGCGAGGTGATGGGACAGCTCAAGGATGACGGCAGTGTCGAGCGCTGA
- the ureG gene encoding urease accessory protein UreG, producing MKHCLRVGVGGPVGSGKTALLRQLCLALRDHYDIGVVTNDIYTREDADFLLRHEALEADRILGVETGGCPHTAIREDASMNLAAIDDLQARHPNMELVLVESGGDNLSATFSPELSDLTLYVIDVSAGDKIPRKGGPGITKSDLLIINKIDIAEQVHASLEVMDRDSRKMRGERPFVFANLYDGVGLEEIIAFILDRGMLPERRPEKLAAQA from the coding sequence ATGAAGCATTGTCTACGCGTAGGAGTGGGTGGGCCGGTGGGCTCCGGCAAGACGGCGCTGTTGCGTCAGCTGTGTCTGGCCCTGCGCGATCACTACGACATCGGGGTGGTCACCAATGACATCTACACCCGCGAAGATGCCGATTTCCTGCTGCGCCATGAAGCACTGGAGGCGGACCGCATTCTCGGCGTCGAGACCGGCGGCTGTCCGCATACCGCGATCCGCGAAGACGCCTCGATGAATCTGGCGGCCATCGATGATCTCCAGGCCCGCCATCCGAACATGGAGCTGGTGCTGGTGGAATCCGGCGGTGACAACCTGTCCGCGACCTTCAGCCCCGAACTTTCCGATCTCACGCTCTATGTGATCGACGTCTCGGCAGGCGACAAGATTCCGCGCAAGGGCGGGCCGGGCATCACCAAGTCCGACCTTCTGATCATCAACAAGATCGACATCGCCGAGCAGGTGCATGCCTCGCTTGAGGTGATGGACCGCGACTCGCGCAAGATGCGTGGCGAGCGGCCCTTCGTGTTCGCCAACCTGTATGACGGCGTCGGCCTGGAAGAGATCATCGCCTTCATTCTGGATCGCGGCATGCTGCCGGAGCGCCGCCCGGAAAAGCTGGCGGCACAGGCCTGA
- the urtD gene encoding urea ABC transporter ATP-binding protein UrtD codes for MSLLKEMATRDRVFDFLTPRVSPVDVTHGPILYLEDVSVSFDGFKAINDLNLTIDDGELRCIIGPNGAGKTTMMDIITGKTRPDSGSVWFGSRHDLLHMSEPEIATLGIGRKFQKPTVFEALSVFENLELAMATDKRIFPTLTARMTGETRDRIEEVLQTIHLKEWHAREAGILSHGQKQWLEIGMLLMQKPRLLLVDEPVAGMTEQEMERTAELLTSLAGRQSVVVVEHDMGFVRSIARKVTVLHQGSVLAEGSMDEVSSDPKVVEVYLGESDG; via the coding sequence ATGAGCCTGTTGAAAGAGATGGCCACGCGGGATCGCGTGTTCGACTTCCTGACCCCACGTGTCTCGCCGGTGGATGTGACCCACGGGCCGATCCTCTATCTGGAGGATGTCAGTGTCAGCTTCGATGGCTTCAAGGCGATCAACGACCTCAACCTGACCATCGACGATGGTGAGCTGCGCTGCATCATCGGCCCCAACGGCGCCGGCAAGACCACGATGATGGACATCATCACCGGCAAGACGCGCCCCGACAGTGGCTCGGTGTGGTTCGGTAGCCGCCACGATCTGCTGCACATGAGTGAGCCCGAGATCGCCACCCTGGGCATCGGCCGCAAGTTCCAGAAGCCCACCGTCTTTGAGGCGCTCAGCGTGTTCGAGAATCTCGAACTCGCGATGGCCACCGACAAGCGCATCTTCCCGACCCTGACCGCGCGCATGACCGGCGAGACTCGGGATCGGATCGAGGAAGTGCTGCAGACGATTCATCTCAAGGAATGGCATGCGCGCGAGGCGGGCATCCTGTCCCACGGCCAGAAGCAGTGGCTGGAGATCGGCATGCTGTTGATGCAGAAACCGCGTCTGCTGCTGGTCGATGAGCCGGTGGCCGGCATGACCGAGCAGGAGATGGAGCGCACCGCGGAGCTGCTGACCAGCCTGGCGGGACGCCAGTCGGTGGTGGTGGTCGAGCACGACATGGGCTTCGTGCGCTCCATCGCGCGCAAGGTCACGGTGCTGCATCAGGGCTCGGTACTGGCGGAAGGCAGCATGGATGAGGTATCGAGCGACCCCAAGGTCGTCGAGGTCTACCTGGGAGAGAGTGACGGATGA
- the ureA gene encoding urease subunit gamma, producing the protein MELTPRDKDKLLLFTAALLAERRKAKGLKLNYPESIALISAEILEGAREGLSVAELMGRGAEVLTRDDVMEGIAEMIPEVQVEATFPDGTKLVTVHNPIV; encoded by the coding sequence ATGGAACTGACGCCAAGAGACAAGGACAAGCTGTTGCTGTTTACCGCAGCACTGCTGGCCGAGCGCCGCAAGGCCAAGGGCCTCAAGCTCAACTATCCGGAATCCATCGCGTTGATCAGCGCCGAGATTCTGGAAGGCGCACGCGAAGGATTGAGTGTGGCTGAGCTGATGGGGCGCGGGGCAGAGGTGCTGACCCGTGATGACGTGATGGAAGGCATCGCCGAGATGATTCCCGAGGTGCAGGTCGAGGCGACCTTCCCGGATGGCACCAAGCTGGTGACCGTTCACAACCCCATCGTGTGA
- a CDS encoding urease accessory protein UreE, which yields MMELIHRLPDASGSGDPASAHTEAEPLDILTLPLELRIRGRLRATTDGGREVGLFLDRGPVLRDGDRLASREGEVICIRAADEPVVTAHIAAGRPMAALCYHLGNRHVQLAIGMQDEGTDTETGWVRFPPDHVLEALAERLGATLTHHEAPFDPESGAYAQAGQGAHSHDHGHSYGHEHSHDHSHSHAHEHTHEH from the coding sequence ATGATGGAACTGATACATCGCCTGCCAGACGCCAGTGGATCAGGCGACCCAGCGAGCGCTCACACCGAGGCAGAGCCTCTGGATATCTTGACTCTGCCGCTGGAGCTGCGCATCCGTGGGCGGCTGCGTGCCACCACGGACGGCGGGCGCGAGGTCGGCCTGTTTCTGGATCGCGGACCGGTGCTGCGTGACGGCGATCGGCTGGCCTCGCGCGAGGGCGAGGTAATCTGCATCCGCGCCGCGGATGAGCCGGTAGTGACTGCCCACATCGCCGCCGGGCGTCCGATGGCGGCGCTCTGCTATCACCTGGGCAATCGCCATGTGCAGCTGGCGATCGGCATGCAGGATGAAGGGACCGACACGGAAACCGGCTGGGTGCGCTTCCCGCCGGATCACGTGCTGGAAGCGCTGGCCGAGCGCCTTGGCGCGACCCTCACCCATCACGAGGCGCCCTTTGATCCTGAGTCGGGCGCCTATGCCCAGGCGGGACAGGGGGCTCATTCTCACGATCATGGTCATTCGTACGGGCATGAGCACAGCCACGATCATTCTCACAGCCACGCCCATGAGCACACGCATGAGCACTGA
- the urtE gene encoding urea ABC transporter ATP-binding subunit UrtE: MLSIESLNQFYGESHTLWDLTLEIPAGQCTCVMGRNGVGKTTLMKCIMGEESVRDGKLLYRAEGEGGSGENISGDASGDEPLDLTRRKLEERARLGVGYVPQGRQIFPMMTVEENLRTGLAVRRDGLRQIPERIYELFPVLKEMRHRRGGDLSGGQQQQLAIGRALVIEPRLLILDEPGEGIQPNIVAQIGEVIRRLIKEDGLTVLLVEQKLPFARKYADRFVIMDRGRRVAEGEIAALSDELIKQHLTV; this comes from the coding sequence CTGCTGAGCATCGAGTCGCTCAATCAGTTCTACGGCGAGAGTCATACGCTGTGGGATCTCACGCTGGAGATTCCCGCCGGCCAATGCACCTGCGTGATGGGCCGCAACGGTGTCGGCAAGACCACCTTGATGAAGTGCATCATGGGTGAGGAGAGTGTCCGTGACGGCAAGCTGCTGTATCGCGCCGAGGGCGAGGGCGGTAGTGGTGAGAACATCAGTGGCGATGCCAGTGGCGACGAGCCGCTTGATCTGACACGCCGCAAGCTCGAGGAGCGCGCCCGCCTGGGCGTCGGCTATGTCCCCCAGGGGCGTCAGATCTTCCCGATGATGACGGTGGAAGAGAACCTGCGCACCGGCCTGGCCGTACGTCGTGATGGACTGCGTCAGATTCCCGAGCGCATCTATGAGCTGTTCCCCGTGCTCAAGGAGATGCGTCACCGGCGTGGGGGTGACCTGTCCGGCGGCCAGCAGCAACAGCTCGCCATCGGCCGCGCGCTGGTGATCGAACCGCGCCTGCTGATCCTCGATGAGCCCGGCGAAGGCATCCAGCCCAATATCGTCGCCCAGATAGGCGAGGTCATTCGGCGCCTGATCAAGGAAGACGGCCTGACGGTGCTGCTGGTCGAGCAGAAGCTGCCCTTCGCGCGCAAGTACGCCGATCGCTTCGTGATCATGGATCGCGGCCGGCGGGTGGCCGAAGGCGAGATCGCGGCGCTGTCCGATGAATTGATCAAGCAGCACCTGACCGTATGA
- a CDS encoding urease accessory protein UreF — protein sequence MSTDAMASLPAQEDLALLGLLQLVSPALPIGAFAWSQGLESAFELGWVTQEQELGEWIDGVLEDGLGRCELPLLVRLQQAWAEEDAAALNEWDGWLKATRETAELSDEDARLGAALLRLLRSLALEPPAALMPETPGYVTVFAWVAHQRGVPLRQTLIGFAWAWLENQLAVACKAMPLGHTAAQRLTEQLRPRVVEVVAQALERPDAALGPILPGLALASAQHETQYSRLFRS from the coding sequence ATGAGCACTGATGCCATGGCGAGCCTGCCGGCTCAGGAGGACCTGGCACTGCTGGGGCTCCTGCAGCTGGTGAGTCCGGCCTTGCCCATCGGTGCCTTTGCCTGGTCCCAGGGGCTGGAAAGTGCCTTCGAACTGGGGTGGGTCACTCAGGAGCAGGAGCTTGGCGAGTGGATCGATGGCGTGCTGGAAGACGGGCTCGGCCGTTGCGAACTGCCGTTGCTGGTGCGCCTGCAGCAGGCATGGGCCGAGGAGGATGCGGCGGCGCTCAATGAGTGGGATGGCTGGCTCAAGGCGACACGCGAAACCGCCGAACTCAGCGATGAGGACGCGCGTCTCGGGGCGGCGTTGCTGCGCCTGCTCAGAAGCCTCGCGCTTGAACCACCAGCGGCGCTGATGCCCGAGACACCGGGCTACGTCACGGTGTTCGCCTGGGTGGCGCATCAGCGTGGGGTGCCACTGCGCCAGACCTTGATCGGCTTCGCCTGGGCCTGGCTGGAAAACCAGCTGGCGGTGGCCTGCAAGGCCATGCCGCTGGGGCACACCGCCGCGCAGCGCCTGACCGAGCAGTTGCGACCCCGCGTGGTGGAGGTTGTCGCACAGGCGCTTGAGCGCCCGGATGCAGCGCTTGGCCCGATACTGCCGGGGCTGGCACTCGCCTCCGCCCAGCACGAAACCCAATATTCCCGTCTGTTCAGGAGTTGA
- a CDS encoding urease accessory protein UreD — protein sequence MISADGATDVASGHRFDDQRQWQASLALRFETDTRDGAGPITRLTRRRHHGPLRVQRPFYPEGRHGCCHVYLLHPPGGLVSGDALHITAEIEEGAQVLLTTPAAAKLYKADRNGVAWGQHTHLKVADGATLEWLPQETLAFNGSRGEQTTTLELEGNARCLGWEVLALGRPVGELPFVSGHLEQRFRLTRDGKPVWIERQSLDPLHPRFMGRWGQGGCSVQATLWAVGLNDEAAAIEALREAMPATPRWAVTRREGVLLLRYLGHERNEAWALCQQAWQILRPMMTGLEAQVPRIWLT from the coding sequence ATGATTTCCGCAGACGGCGCGACGGATGTCGCGTCCGGCCATCGCTTCGATGATCAGCGTCAGTGGCAGGCCTCGCTGGCGCTGCGCTTCGAGACCGACACCCGCGATGGCGCAGGCCCCATCACGCGACTGACGCGTCGTCGTCATCACGGCCCGCTGCGCGTGCAGCGCCCGTTCTATCCGGAAGGCCGCCACGGATGCTGCCATGTCTATCTGCTGCACCCTCCCGGCGGGCTGGTCAGTGGTGATGCGCTGCATATCACGGCAGAGATCGAGGAAGGCGCGCAGGTGCTGTTGACCACGCCGGCGGCGGCCAAGCTCTACAAGGCGGATCGCAACGGCGTGGCCTGGGGCCAGCATACGCATCTCAAGGTCGCCGACGGCGCCACGCTGGAATGGCTGCCTCAGGAGACGCTGGCCTTCAATGGCTCGCGCGGCGAGCAGACCACCACCCTCGAGCTTGAGGGCAATGCTCGCTGTCTGGGCTGGGAAGTGCTGGCACTCGGCCGGCCCGTCGGTGAGCTGCCCTTCGTCAGCGGCCATCTGGAACAACGCTTCCGCCTGACGCGTGACGGTAAGCCAGTGTGGATCGAGCGCCAGTCGCTGGACCCGCTGCATCCGCGCTTCATGGGGCGCTGGGGGCAGGGCGGCTGCAGTGTCCAGGCCACGCTGTGGGCGGTGGGACTTAACGATGAGGCGGCGGCCATCGAGGCCCTGCGCGAGGCGATGCCTGCCACTCCGCGATGGGCGGTGACGCGCCGCGAGGGCGTGTTGCTGCTGCGCTATCTCGGCCATGAACGCAACGAGGCCTGGGCACTGTGCCAGCAGGCATGGCAGATCCTGCGCCCGATGATGACGGGGCTTGAGGCACAGGTGCCGCGTATCTGGCTGACCTGA
- the ureC gene encoding urease subunit alpha, producing the protein MKIARQAYADMYGPTTGDRVRLGDTALWIEVEKDFTHYGEEVKFGGGKVIRDGMGQSQRADESVMDTVITNALILDWWGIVKADVGLKAGRIAAIGKAGNPDTQPDVDIVIGPGTEIIAGEGKILTAGGVDPHIHFICPQQVEEALMSGITTMLGGGTGPATGTNATTCTPGPWHIGKMLQAVDSLPMNIGFLGKGNASLPEGLEQQIEAGVIGLKLHEDWGTSPASIDNCLTVADAYDVQVAIHTDTLNESGFVEDTLAAFKDRCIHTFHTEGAGGGHAPDIITACSRPNVLPSSTNPTRPYTVNTVDEHLDMLMVCHHLDPSIPEDVAFADSRIRRETIAAEDILHDLGVISMMSSDSQAMGRVGEVICRTWQTAHKMREQRGLLAEDSERGTDNFRARRYIAKYTINSAITHGIAHEVGSIEVGKLADLVLWSPAFFGVKPACILKGGMIAAAPMGDPNASIPTPQPVHYRPMFGAFGKAASATRLTFVSQAALKAGVGEALGLDSPLSACRDVRQVRKCDMKLNDACPELKVDPETYEVFADGELLTCEPASELPLAQRYHLF; encoded by the coding sequence ATGAAGATAGCGCGACAGGCCTATGCCGACATGTACGGCCCGACCACCGGTGACCGCGTGCGTCTGGGCGACACGGCACTGTGGATCGAGGTGGAGAAGGACTTCACCCACTATGGCGAAGAGGTGAAGTTCGGCGGTGGCAAGGTGATTCGCGATGGCATGGGCCAGAGCCAGCGCGCTGATGAGAGCGTGATGGATACCGTGATCACCAATGCGCTGATTCTGGACTGGTGGGGCATCGTCAAGGCGGATGTCGGTCTCAAGGCCGGGCGCATCGCGGCCATCGGCAAGGCCGGCAATCCCGACACCCAGCCTGACGTGGATATCGTGATCGGCCCGGGCACCGAGATCATCGCCGGCGAGGGCAAGATCCTGACTGCCGGCGGTGTCGACCCGCATATCCACTTCATCTGCCCCCAGCAGGTGGAAGAGGCGCTGATGAGCGGCATCACCACCATGCTCGGCGGTGGGACGGGGCCGGCCACCGGCACCAATGCCACCACCTGTACGCCGGGGCCGTGGCATATCGGCAAGATGCTGCAGGCGGTGGATAGCCTGCCGATGAACATCGGCTTTCTCGGCAAGGGCAATGCCTCGTTGCCCGAGGGGCTGGAGCAGCAGATAGAGGCCGGCGTGATCGGCCTCAAGCTGCATGAGGATTGGGGCACGTCGCCGGCCTCCATCGACAACTGTCTGACAGTCGCCGATGCCTACGACGTGCAGGTGGCGATCCATACCGACACCCTGAATGAATCAGGCTTCGTCGAGGATACCCTGGCGGCCTTCAAGGACCGTTGCATCCACACCTTCCACACCGAAGGCGCCGGTGGCGGCCATGCGCCGGACATCATCACCGCCTGTTCGCGGCCCAACGTGCTGCCGTCCTCCACCAACCCGACGCGTCCCTACACCGTCAATACGGTGGATGAGCACCTCGACATGCTGATGGTCTGCCACCACCTGGACCCGAGCATTCCCGAGGATGTCGCCTTCGCCGATTCGCGTATTCGTCGCGAGACCATCGCCGCCGAGGACATCCTGCATGACCTGGGTGTCATCTCGATGATGTCCTCGGATTCCCAGGCGATGGGCCGCGTGGGCGAGGTGATCTGTCGTACCTGGCAGACGGCGCACAAGATGCGCGAACAGCGCGGCCTGCTGGCAGAAGACAGCGAGCGCGGCACCGACAACTTCCGCGCGCGTCGCTATATCGCCAAGTACACCATCAACTCGGCCATCACCCATGGCATCGCCCATGAAGTCGGCTCCATCGAGGTCGGCAAGCTGGCGGACCTGGTGCTGTGGTCGCCGGCATTCTTCGGAGTCAAACCGGCCTGCATCCTCAAGGGCGGCATGATTGCCGCCGCACCCATGGGCGACCCGAATGCCTCGATTCCTACACCGCAACCGGTGCATTACCGGCCGATGTTCGGCGCCTTCGGCAAGGCGGCCAGTGCCACGCGCCTGACCTTCGTCAGTCAGGCGGCGCTCAAGGCCGGTGTCGGGGAAGCGCTGGGGCTCGACAGTCCGCTGTCCGCCTGCCGCGACGTGCGTCAGGTGCGCAAGTGCGACATGAAACTCAATGACGCCTGCCCGGAGCTCAAGGTCGACCCCGAGACCTACGAAGTCTTCGCCGACGGTGAGCTGCTGACCTGTGAGCCAGCCAGCGAGCTGCCACTGGCCCAGCGCTACCACCTGTTCTGA
- a CDS encoding HupE/UreJ family protein, translating to MKRSHSALLATSLLLVATSASAHPGHDAHGLMAGLTHPFTGLDHLLAMLAIGIWSARQSRALRFGTPLLMVIGMLAGAGIALLSGGQALHALIAEQGILLSVLVSGALVALLLRLPTLAGAVMVAGFMAFHGFAHALEMPAAGSAMGYMAGFVVATLVLALLGRAVGQRLMGVPTIASRLVGGAVMASAVMMAV from the coding sequence ATGAAGCGTTCTCACTCCGCACTGCTGGCCACCTCGCTGCTGCTGGTGGCGACCTCGGCCTCCGCACACCCCGGCCATGATGCCCACGGACTGATGGCCGGCCTGACGCATCCCTTCACCGGGCTGGATCACCTGCTGGCCATGCTGGCCATCGGCATCTGGAGCGCGCGCCAGTCACGGGCCTTGAGGTTTGGCACGCCGCTGCTGATGGTCATCGGCATGCTGGCGGGGGCGGGCATCGCGCTTCTCAGCGGTGGACAGGCGCTGCATGCGCTGATCGCGGAGCAGGGCATCCTGCTCTCGGTGCTGGTGTCCGGTGCGCTGGTGGCGCTGCTGCTGCGTCTGCCGACTCTGGCTGGCGCCGTCATGGTGGCCGGCTTCATGGCCTTCCACGGCTTCGCCCACGCGCTGGAAATGCCCGCGGCTGGCAGTGCCATGGGTTACATGGCGGGCTTCGTGGTCGCGACACTGGTCCTGGCGTTGCTGGGCCGTGCAGTGGGTCAGCGCCTGATGGGCGTGCCAACCATCGCGTCTCGTCTGGTGGGTGGGGCAGTGATGGCCTCTGCCGTGATGATGGCGGTCTGA
- the zigA gene encoding zinc metallochaperone GTPase ZigA yields the protein MTSPRVSPTQSPSQALSRPLPQSLPVTVLSGFLGAGKTTLLNHILANREGRRVAVIVNDMSEVNIDAAMVRGAPGTGSEVALNRAEEQLVEMSNGCICCTLREDLLIEVRRLAEEGRFDCLVIESTGISEPLPVAETFTFEDEDGQCLSDVARLDTMVTVVDGANFLAQYREAQSLAEAGESLGEDDERNVADLLVDQIEFCDVLLISKTDMIEATQLDELTAVLRSLNPEAEILPMAQGAVPLSKVLDTGRFSFDRAQQAPGWLKEMRGEHVPETEEYGISSFSYHARVPFHPEKFHQLLHGDWFGGKLLRSKGFFWLATRPQFAGQWNQAGGIAHYGFGGMFWKAVPKVEWPEDPEYLASIHEKWQEPFGDMRQELVFIGQNLEEARIRQALDDCLLDDATLLAGKEAWRDLPDPFPAWE from the coding sequence ATGACTTCCCCCCGAGTGTCTCCAACGCAATCCCCGTCTCAAGCCCTGTCGCGGCCCCTGCCACAATCCCTGCCAGTCACTGTGCTGTCCGGTTTTCTGGGCGCCGGCAAGACGACACTGCTCAATCACATCCTGGCCAACCGCGAAGGGCGGCGGGTGGCGGTGATCGTGAATGACATGAGCGAGGTCAATATCGACGCCGCCATGGTGCGTGGCGCACCCGGCACAGGCAGCGAGGTGGCGCTCAATCGCGCCGAGGAGCAGCTGGTGGAGATGAGCAATGGCTGCATCTGCTGCACGCTGCGCGAGGACCTGCTCATCGAGGTCCGCCGGCTGGCCGAGGAGGGGCGCTTCGACTGCCTGGTGATCGAGTCCACCGGCATTTCCGAGCCACTGCCGGTGGCGGAAACCTTCACCTTCGAGGATGAGGATGGCCAGTGCCTCTCCGATGTCGCGCGCCTCGACACCATGGTCACCGTCGTGGATGGTGCCAACTTCCTTGCCCAGTATCGCGAGGCGCAGTCACTGGCCGAAGCCGGGGAAAGCCTCGGCGAGGACGATGAGCGCAATGTCGCCGACCTGCTGGTTGACCAGATCGAGTTCTGCGATGTGCTGTTGATCAGCAAGACGGACATGATCGAGGCAACCCAGCTGGATGAGCTGACGGCCGTGCTGCGCTCGCTCAACCCGGAGGCCGAGATTCTGCCCATGGCGCAGGGCGCCGTGCCGCTTTCCAAGGTGCTGGATACCGGTCGCTTCAGTTTCGATCGTGCACAGCAGGCACCGGGCTGGCTGAAGGAGATGCGCGGCGAGCACGTGCCGGAGACTGAGGAGTACGGCATCTCGAGCTTCTCCTACCATGCGCGCGTGCCGTTCCATCCCGAGAAATTCCACCAGCTGCTCCACGGGGACTGGTTCGGTGGCAAGCTGTTGCGCTCCAAGGGCTTCTTCTGGCTGGCCACGCGCCCGCAGTTCGCGGGGCAGTGGAACCAGGCCGGTGGCATCGCCCACTACGGATTCGGCGGCATGTTCTGGAAGGCGGTACCGAAGGTCGAATGGCCTGAAGACCCCGAGTATCTGGCGTCGATCCATGAAAAATGGCAAGAGCCCTTCGGCGACATGCGCCAGGAGCTGGTGTTCATCGGCCAGAACCTGGAGGAAGCCCGTATCCGCCAGGCGCTGGATGACTGTCTGCTCGATGACGCCACGCTGCTGGCGGGCAAGGAAGCCTGGCGTGACCTGCCGGACCCGTTCCCCGCCTGGGAATGA
- the urtC gene encoding urea ABC transporter permease subunit UrtC, with product MPDSRSWLARPFTERSTQIFLAVLTLSVLAVTLLHVLLPESNPLHVSTFTVTLLGKYLCYALLAVAVDLVWGYLGILSLGHGAFFALGGYAMGMYLMRQVGDRGVYGNPELPDFMVFLNWQELPWFWQGFDMPGFAFLMVLLAPGLLALVFGFLAFRSRVTGVYLSIITQALTFALMLAFFRNEMGFGGNNGLTDFKDILGFDLRTDAVRIALFIASGVALGLGYLLCRGIVGSKLGRVSIACRDAEARTRFLGYRVERVQLFIFVVSAMLAGVAGALYVPQVGIINPGEFSPLFSIEVVVWVALGGRATLYGAVLGALIVNYAKTVFTGIMPDAWLFALGGLFVLVTVLLPKGIAGLFAQRGWGRRSSSKAKIDPTNATRPTEQEATA from the coding sequence ATGCCTGATTCACGTTCCTGGCTGGCGCGCCCCTTCACGGAGCGCTCCACCCAGATATTCCTGGCAGTCCTGACACTGTCGGTACTCGCGGTCACGCTGCTGCATGTGCTGCTGCCCGAGAGTAACCCGTTGCATGTCAGCACCTTCACCGTCACCTTGCTGGGCAAGTACCTGTGCTATGCGCTGCTGGCGGTGGCGGTGGATCTCGTCTGGGGCTACCTGGGCATCCTCAGCCTGGGCCACGGGGCCTTCTTCGCGCTGGGCGGTTACGCCATGGGCATGTACCTGATGCGCCAGGTGGGCGACCGCGGCGTGTATGGCAATCCGGAACTGCCGGACTTCATGGTCTTCCTCAACTGGCAGGAGCTGCCGTGGTTCTGGCAGGGCTTTGACATGCCCGGCTTCGCCTTCCTGATGGTGCTGCTGGCACCGGGGCTGCTGGCGCTGGTGTTCGGATTCCTGGCCTTCCGCTCCCGCGTCACCGGTGTCTATCTCTCCATCATCACCCAGGCGCTGACCTTCGCCTTGATGCTGGCGTTCTTCCGCAATGAGATGGGCTTTGGCGGCAACAACGGCCTGACCGACTTCAAGGACATTCTCGGCTTCGATCTGCGCACGGATGCGGTACGCATCGCGCTGTTCATCGCCAGCGGTGTGGCGCTGGGACTCGGTTATCTGCTGTGTCGCGGCATCGTCGGTTCCAAGCTCGGACGCGTGAGCATCGCCTGTCGCGACGCCGAGGCGCGCACGCGCTTTCTGGGCTATCGCGTCGAACGTGTCCAGCTGTTCATCTTCGTGGTCTCGGCGATGCTGGCCGGAGTGGCGGGAGCGCTGTATGTGCCGCAGGTCGGCATCATCAATCCCGGCGAGTTCTCGCCGCTGTTCTCCATCGAGGTGGTGGTGTGGGTGGCGCTCGGCGGCCGCGCGACGCTCTACGGCGCCGTGCTGGGCGCGCTGATCGTCAATTACGCCAAGACGGTGTTCACCGGCATCATGCCGGACGCCTGGCTGTTCGCTCTCGGCGGTCTGTTCGTGCTGGTCACCGTGCTGTTGCCCAAGGGCATCGCCGGCCTGTTCGCCCAGCGTGGCTGGGGCAGGCGCTCGTCGTCCAAGGCGAAGATTGATCCGACGAACGCGACTCGTCCCACCGAGCAGGAGGCCACGGCATGA